From the Chanos chanos chromosome 7, fChaCha1.1, whole genome shotgun sequence genome, the window tctggggttttttttttttttttcagtagtggCAGAAGTTCCCCACGGGTTAACAGAGCCCCGGACCCCTCCGGAGCTGTCAGGTTTGTAATGGATGATGTTTTTCTAACTTGGTGGCCGACTCTAGGGagattcggggggggggggggggggggggggggttgggacaCTAGTAGATCCTTCCCTGCACAACATACCTCCAGATCGCATAAATGAATGCATGTGCCCCACCGGTCAACTAAAAGCTCCGTAACCCCTAACCCCAGTTCTCATTTTTACCACTGACACTAATAGTGATATGCTTATTACTTCCAAATGCTCACATActtcaaagaataaaaaatagaccagagcaaagagacagacagagaaagagacacacactagagagagagagagagagagagagagagagagagaacgacaaGAGATTTCCCCACTAAGACGTAAATATAGCAACAGACAAAGAGCAATATTCATCTGAGGATTAATACAGAAGTCTATTTTTCCAGCTCTTGATGGCTTTGAGATGAGAGCCCTGGCGAGAGTTCAGTATCATGTGTAATATTCTCAATCTGTTAATTTCCATGGCGCCTATGATTCTGAGGGCTACAGAGACAGAATTAAGGAGTAATCAGTAAGCGTAGGGTGGCTAAATTCAATTTTCAAACATcaatatgaatataaaaagtACACAGAAGAACTGTGAGGAAGGCCAAGGAGATTTTAAGGACTTGACGGGGTCATATGCTTACTTTCCGGGTGATTTTCTTTCACATGTCACGCCTGATAACATCAAGGGACTGCCTAAGATAACTGTTCgaatgttttttaatgttctgaagGACGCCATGATCTTGGCAGAGGGGTGTGACACTTGTTTGCTATTCGCAACTGAAATCAAGGGtgtacaacaaacaaaaatgatttgtttgattgttaatttgtttgttttaaaccccccccccctccgccatGAACCCTGAAAGATCCCAAGCAGTTTAGTAATTGAAATGTTTCACTCGGGGTACTAAAACAGATAAAGGTGATCGAATACATATATTTGGTGAGAGTTCAAACTTCAACGGtcacatatatgtacatttgGAGCACCATTTTGAGAAAGAATCTCACACCTGTTTTCGATCATGATTTTTGGAAAGGCACTTCAAGGAACTGTGGTTTTGAGCATACAGTTAAAGCACATACGTTAACACAAGGGTGGTAAATTGCTCTCTAAATATGTTGACACCCTTTATTCCTTTAAGTGGGTTTTACTCTATGCTATGTTATGTCTGAgttttggggagagagagagagagagagagagagagagagaaagagagagagagagagagattttgccCTGTGACTTTATCCATTCACAGTCCATGATAACGTTGTATTTCCACTAGAAACGATTTGCCGTGGCTAAAAGATAATTGCCTCGAGAGCAAAAAAACAGTTATAaagaattgaaaatgaaatagaaGTTATATATAAAAAGTAGATATAGCTGGGCCAACGTAGAAAGTCTTTAAAAAGTTACCATAGTCATATTTTTGTCTGCAcgtattttaaaacaattttctttagtttttcaATAGCCTTCTACACTAAACAGCTCTTCGCGATGCGCCAGAATTAATTTGACGCACCATCTCTGTCATGCACAGGCAAGTCGTCAAGCAAGGTTAAAGGCGGCTTGTTACATCTTTTACgtttaaataaatttgaaaatcCCAGCCCAGTGTTCTACAATTGTTCGatgtcatttgtatttgtatttcaaacCAATTTATGCACCAAACTAAACTTCGTGTAATCTGCGTAAAGCACGCTGAGTTACATTAAAGGCGCGGACGTTCTATCGcgatttacagaaaaaaaatgttcgaAGCTCTCTTAAGAAACAgtatgcagtaaaaaaaaaaaaaaaaaaagtctgtcaaCACCCTTATATTAGAATGTCCCCTAAAAAAAAGcacctccttcctctctcaccaGCAAGACACCTTCACGACAACAGAACCATTCCAGGAGCAGCACCATAATAGCGATGTTACATATTTTCGCTGTACAAAGGGAGGAACGGAACTCTGAGCCCACCTACTTTGTCATGGTAAGAGCTAAACCAATCCCAGTGAACTCTCACAGGAACGTGGAATATGAGTATGACAACCATCTAGAAACTTGCCTGGGGTTCCATGCTATTGCTTTACTGCGATATTAGCTTTTCATTAGGTGGCCTCGctaaatggggggggggggggtctgcatgaagcaacaaaaagaacaggctgaaagagagagcgagagagggagagagaacgagagagagagagagagagagagagagagagcgagagagagagtggtatgTAGCTATTTGTACTTTGAACTTATTTGCCACTGTACTCAATATAATCTGGACATgttagcacaaacacacactccaccaacACAACTACCAGAGCCAACACTGCCTAATAATAGCACTCATTTGACACTGTAATGGTGCAGCACCACTTTATGGAGTCGTTCACACTGTCGTCCCTcctgtgagtatgagtgtgtgtgtgtgtgtgtgtgtgtgtgtgtgtgcgcgtgcgtgcgtgtgtgtgcgtgcacgtacTCATGCACGTGTTACCCCTGTAACCTTGTTAATGCCGAATGCCTTTCTACAGGTGGGCAGACATGGTGAAGAAACTCTTTGGTTAGAGCAGAAAGAGACATTTTTGGTTAGagtaaccatttttttttttgtagatggAGAGCTTCTTGTGTTtggtgagaggtgagagaaatgTTAAAACACGGTATTGATAGAGTTCACCGGGTTTGCCAGTTTAGCCTGTAAAATCATAAGTCCGTCCCATTACTAAATCAACCATATCACTGCATCCAAGCCTGCTTTTCCTTATGGAAAATATAATAACAAAACTATTCAGAAAGATAATTACTCACGCACTGACTGGTGATTTGTAAGTTTTGAATAGTGAACGCCCAATATGATGTAAATTGATTAGCTTTTTAGTGTATCTAATGCAGTatggcctgtgtttttttgttttttttcggcAGAATAGAACTCTGGCTTACTGTCAAATGCTGGAAGAGCCATGCTCTCATGATGTTGGTTGCCATTTTGGGGaaaatccctctttttttgctgttccgTCTCTCCTTGTCTGGATCCTCGTCGTCTCCTGTGCTAGGAGAGGCAATGCTGTTGTCCAAAACATCACCTGTCAAGACCAAAGACAGAtctatttttggttttttggtttttgttttttttcccctcagcgtCTGTGCGTTATGAGTCATGACAATAACCGGTTCATAAATTACATTGTACCATCTCACTCaccattcacaaaaacaaaaaaataaacccaaaaTATCGTCAAACATTATAACCTCGATTCACAACAAAACGTTCAAGTGATCTCAGGCAAACGGTGACAAAGATTTACCTCAGAGAAATATTGGGTATTGGGAGAACATATTCCAACACTAAAAGTACTTCCCTGTCCCTGAAGGTATAAAGCGTCGACGACTTCAGAATGCTCTTCGGACTCACTATATGACAAATCAATCTATTACCACTGCACgcttccaagaaaaaaaaaagaaaaaaataaaaagaagaagaagaagaagaatgtggtCAGCCGAATTCCTTCGGTAGCAGAACGCTCTCTCGGTACTGTATAAATTAGCGTAGTGTCATTAGCTTTGCACAGGTCCAGTTTTCTGCCTTAAAGCCCAGTTTTGTTCTGCTGCTTGTTTTTGCAGCGAGATATGTTTGCTCAGCTTCCTTCTGCACTGCTGAGGGAAACTGATCCAATATCCCCGTTTTTTCCATAAGGAAACTCATTCTGCCTCCCTAAACACCTCATTCACTTTGGCCCTCCTGATTCTCTCCCACAGGTCTTATTCCAGAACCTTCCGATGCAGTTATGAACCCGAAACTCATTTCGAATGAACGTCGCCGGACTTCAAGTGACTGTATCTATGACCTGTCTATCTCCAGAGGTTCATGAAATTTAGATgttgtgcgtacgtgtgtgtgtgtgtgtgtgtgtgtgtgtgtgtgtgtgtgtgtgtgagccggGACGTGCACGCGTATGCATGCACGcagcacacatgtgtgtgtgcgcacgcgtgtgtttcctttttaaaagcCTGAAAGTAaaattcacatctctctctgtctttctgtctctttccgtctctctctctctctctctctctctctctctctctctctgtttcgtCGTTCTCCAAACACTCTCTCCCGTTTCTTTTTCGCTCCTTCTTTTCCAACCAGCTATTGTAAGTCATACTGTCAGAGCCTCAGCGCACAGCTGTTCGAGAGCACACGTACAATACTTCAGAGAAGTGTTTGCTCTGGTTTTTATTGGCCATAGCCTTGGTGCACATGCCTGAGGAGCGGAGAGAGGCTTTCTTTACTCCTCTACCCGACATCTACCATCTACTGCATTCTGCTAAAACCTCCTACAGACCTACTgaccagagagaggaaaatacaAGGCTTTTGGCTAATCAGCCCAAAGCGTGCTCGTATGCCGTAGTCACAGACAAGCGTGGATTTAGGTTTTGGCCGGTTTTCAGATGAGGACTCCCTATAGTGGTGCTACAGTGTAAAGAAATACATAGAGGATGACTAAATCACTACAACTGTGTTTCTCTTGGCACACTGAGGACTATTCACATATgtgagccagtgtgtgtgtgtgtgtgtgtgtgtgtgtgtgtattacctggcTCACTGCTGTTGTCTCCATTGTGAGAGAGTTGGCTTCCACTGCAGGGTCCTGGAGTCCCAGCAGAGCGAatagacacacagtcatctTGATCTTTACTCCAACACACctaaagagggagagggagagagaggaagaaagagaaagggaggggtagaggggggagagggagagagggagagagagagagagagagagagagagagagattaaggaAATTAATTATAGTCTCTGGGTACCAATAGGTCCAGGAGTTCTTTTTTCTAAAGTACTGCGGAGTAGTAGAATATGATTATTACATAGGGATACTGCATGCATACCAAACAAATGCTGTAAGAGGTAATGTGGAACACATGCTCAGatacgtgtgcacacacacacacacacacacacacacaaacatacccactgacccacacacacacaaacatacccactgacccacacacacacagattcaaacacacatgtacacacatgcacagacacactaatgcacacagacatatgcgtgcatgtacacatgcatgcacgcacgcacacacacacacacgcgcgcgcattcacatacacacatacaaacacatgtgcacacggGGGTGGAGTTTGTTTTGCaggctttgtttttaaaaaaagaatgccATTACACCTTGAATAAAGCTATAAAGCTAGCCTGAGCTACAATCCAGCTGCTGCAGTGTCTCCTAGTCTTACAAAGGTTCTGGATGTTTTTCCAAACATCACATCTCGGTCCCTGATGAATTCTTAATTAGATGGGGCAGACGCAGTACTGTTACATTGCTTGTAAGAACATGCCAACCGGGTCCTGAGCTGATCCTGGAACAgtcattaaaggaaaaaaaaaaaaaaaaaaaagaacactagAGCTGTGACATCGCTGCGTGTTCAGAGTTAATTGGCCATCAGGGTAAATCAGGCGGTTGCCATGGTAAACACATAGCCAAGTAACAAGCCTCAGGTGCCGCCTATTCATAATAATTAATCGCCCGACGCACGTTAAGACCACCGTACGACTAATCAACATGCTTGGACTTCACCCATTCCAATACATGAAACCAAGCGGCTAATCTTTTGAACACTAAAGGATGAGTcctgcgaaaaaaaaaaaacaaaaaaacagttaagcATCACCATTTTGGAGTTTCTTGGCCTTCGTTGGTATGAGCAGAAAAAGAATGGCGCACAGGCTACATTTTAAGATTTTGCTCTACAAATTAACCATAACATCGTCTAGTCACCAGCTGTTGCTGtggggaggacagagaaagtTCTAGCTTTTTCTCTTCCACTAGACACGCCCTTTAAGTGATATTTTACATCCTTCTGGTCGGAGTCTAAGGTAGACTGTATTGAGTATTAAATGGTGCAGGTAACAGATCATTTCCTCGGGGGTGTGAGAGTACAGTATTCAATGACAGGTGTCTGAACACAGAAATATGATTTTCTACATGCTGAATAGGACTAAAAAAACCAGGAGGACAAGTTCAGTGTCGATACAGTGTTAGCCCTTGTCTTAGAAAGAGCCGAAACCCCAATCTTCAGAATgagagaacataaaaaaaaaaaaaaaaaaaatcaagagttAATGGCTGTAAAGTTTCATTCAAGTCAGAATGTTTTTTGACCTTAAACAAGGCCTGGGAAAATATTTCTAGACCCACTTGATCGTTAGTTCCTGACGTTCGAGAGAATTCGTCGTTGTCAGACTTAGATCCTCCATCCCTGTCGTCGATAACCAGGTCAATGGGCATGGAACCCTTCAAGCAGCTAATGTAGCGATGGCAGAAATTATCACAAAGCTCGTGGACCTAcagaaacattaaacattatgaTAAGGTCACAGAGAGCACAATGAAGGCCTATTCTGAATTATCCATAATATTGAGATAAGCCCCTGAGATATCACAATATTAATTATttgacgacaacaacaacaatgataataaaagcaataaattaataaatgataataataatggcCAGTAACCTTACGCAATTACTCGATAAAATATGGTAACGCCTTTTTTGCCCAGCTAACCTTGGGCTATGAATAGCTAGATTATGAGTTTATGGTAGGTACCTTCTCCAATTCAAGTAGGTGAAAGCGTAATACTTGAATGGCTTGGATCATCTGAAATAAAGTacagaaaacaactgttttacGGAATATTTTACTGGATCAATATAACGGTGCAAAGTTACGCTATAGTTTACCAGTGATCATTCAGACTGTTGATTAACCCGCGCTCAAAAGTTAGTTATATGCCTTACAAAATGGCAATATGGTGAGAAAATATCCGACATTATATTAGGCTACAGCAATCGCAAAATATATTCTTAGGACAGCAACAGGCTATAAGGCCCAATAGCTTACCAAACTATCCAAGTCTGGATTTGACGAAAATAACGGTTTTTCTGTTCTTATCTGAAATAGTAGGAAAAACCTTAAGGACAACGGAAATGTCTTCGAATTTTCAAGAAACATTCTAAACACATatatgagaaataaaaattGTCATTCTCTTAACCAAGCTACAATACAACATTTCATGGAtcaatttcaccaaaaaaaatcagttttacatATTGCCTCGTACAGGATTTATAAGAGGCCTTTGTCTGACCTGTTTTGAGAAAACTGCTATGTCTTCATTGAAAGATTGCGACGAACACACGTCGCCGCCTGAAAATCCGTTTTCCCTCGGTGTACAAGTTGCTAACTCACATTTCTCAAAAACCAGCGCGAGCAGGGGGAAAAGTGGGTGTCTAAGAGAAAGCACAATTGTAGAAATGAATAAGCTTCACAAAGCCCATGGGAcaccagggggaaaaaaaaaactcagtcaaCATATTAGCCCTGCAAATGTTCAAGAAAAATGAATGCACATAAAGGTAAAGTATGTTTCCTCCTGCGTGTAGGATAAAGACCGTTTTTGATTCATGTTCACTTCGAAGGAAAACATTGCTGGATCATATGGAATAAGgaattaaatgaatttttaagGTTTTGAAATGAATTCAGTTCAGTAACGGCCTACTGACTAATGTGAATAACGGTATATGCAGCAAAGAGTGATTAGTGCTGAACATATTAAATTAATTGTATTACTGTCATGTATacactgtttatgttttgttttccagttgATTTACATGATGatataataaacattttattatgtTCTGCAACGTTTGTGTGGAGCTAACGTAGCCTATAGGCCTTATCTGTTGCATTTCTAATTTTTAATTAATGATTTCTCATGTTATGTTTTGACACTTACGACCATAAAAACCAATAATCGAACATAGTGGTATCTATGTAAttccacattttaaaaaatcgtTTTCTTCAAAGacatgcaaaatatttttggaaaaaaaaagagttgttttGTAGGACAACTAACCACCgtgttatttttgtgttaaaGGAAATTcgcgggaaaaaaaaataccaaccCGTAAATGGCATCTTTATCGCGTTTTAGTGTGTCGTTAACCGGGGAGCCCACACCCGGAGCTGGATGCGGGTACTGATGCGCATGAAACGCCGGGCCATGGTTTATGTGAACCGCCTGCATGCTCCTGGCCGCGTGAGGATCTCCGTACATCGAGGGTGGAATTCCGAGCCCATCCATTCCGTAATGGACCAAATCTTCGTACTGTATGTACACAAAAGCACACGGGATGTTTGATGTATCGGCACAGATGCCATTAGAATCCCATTAGAGCATATCAagaattgttattattattactatgattATGGCatcaaaacaaatgttattAAGAAGAGAGTGATCAAAGCAATATTTATTTCAGTCCGAATAGCCCACTATCTCGAGTTTGACTCGGGGAGGACCTGATTTGCTACTTTTGCAAACTTTTAAATGTCCTTTTTGCTTTATTTAGGAATTGAGATATATTAAGGATGAAATGAATCTCAAAATGCCCGGGGACCCTCTGAAAAATTGTAGGATAAACACATAGTATTATTTAGAAACCGTGTATCTCGTTCAACttcaattaatttatttgtattgTATATTTAAAATGCCAATACGCAGATAAAAATTCACATCAAATCTAATTTAAGGCTATCTGTTTATCTACAACAGCACCAGAGGagcattttgatgttttgatgcaCGCTCCAAAACCGAATCGACATTTACTCATTACATTTTTGCATTC encodes:
- the meis1a gene encoding homeobox protein Meis1a, giving the protein MAQRYEDLVHYGMDGLGIPPSMYGDPHAARSMQAVHINHGPAFHAHQYPHPAPGVGSPVNDTLKRDKDAIYGHPLFPLLALVFEKCELATCTPRENGFSGGDVCSSQSFNEDIAVFSKQIRTEKPLFSSNPDLDSLMIQAIQVLRFHLLELEKVHELCDNFCHRYISCLKGSMPIDLVIDDRDGGSKSDNDEFSRTSGTNDQVCWSKDQDDCVSIRSAGTPGPCSGSQLSHNGDNSSEPGDVLDNSIASPSTGDDEDPDKERRNSKKRGIFPKMATNIMRAWLFQHLTHPYPSEEQKKQLAQDTGLTILQVNNWFINARRRIVQPMIDQSNRAGKSWPYPPDGHGMGGFVMDGQTHLVIRGPGPLGGMGMNMGVEGQWHYM